The Altererythrobacter sp. Root672 genome includes a window with the following:
- a CDS encoding biotin carboxyl carrier protein, with translation MANIQIVETSLRDGNQCLWGALGVTTANTLTIAPAMERAGYRAIDFTTSTHMGVAVRYKQEDPWERIRAMADICRNTPLQFLSTGFRFIAWETASPEFMELAFRTLARNGIRRFALADPMNDAVSNVEVAKLVKRNGGEQVIGALVYTISPIHDDAHYAEAARIMAASPDIESLYIKDPGGLLTARRARTLIPAILAEIGDKPLELHNHCTIGLAEPACLEGAELGLSAVQCASGGAADGTSNPPIQRMISNLRSLGHTVDIDDEAVAEVAQYFTALAEAEGLPTGHPMAFDAAYLQHQLPGGMVGTMRRHLADHGVPHLEGAVIEEMGRVREELGWPIVMTPFAQMLQTQAVLNVTGKERYGVIPDEIIRYAIGRFGRPNVPIEGETLDRIMANPRTKELDAEPGMAELSDLRKRIGANLSDEEFLLRATMPTNLVDAMQAAGPAEREYDPSKVPVMNLLREVLKRTDVTQLTVEKAGFKLEVEA, from the coding sequence ATGGCCAACATCCAGATCGTCGAAACTTCGCTGCGCGACGGCAACCAATGCCTGTGGGGGGCGCTCGGCGTCACCACCGCCAACACGCTGACCATCGCCCCCGCGATGGAGCGCGCCGGTTACCGCGCGATCGACTTCACCACCTCGACCCACATGGGCGTGGCGGTGCGCTACAAGCAGGAGGACCCGTGGGAGCGGATCCGGGCGATGGCGGACATCTGCCGCAACACCCCGCTGCAGTTCCTCTCCACGGGCTTCCGCTTCATCGCCTGGGAGACCGCCAGCCCCGAGTTCATGGAGCTCGCCTTCCGCACCCTCGCCCGCAACGGCATCCGCCGCTTCGCGCTGGCGGACCCGATGAACGACGCGGTTTCGAACGTGGAAGTCGCCAAGCTGGTCAAGCGCAACGGCGGCGAGCAGGTCATCGGCGCGCTGGTCTATACCATCAGCCCGATCCACGATGATGCGCACTACGCCGAAGCCGCGCGGATCATGGCGGCGAGCCCGGACATCGAGTCGCTCTACATCAAGGACCCCGGCGGCCTGCTGACCGCCCGCCGTGCCCGCACGCTGATCCCGGCGATCCTGGCCGAGATCGGCGACAAGCCGCTCGAACTCCACAACCACTGCACCATCGGCCTCGCCGAGCCTGCCTGCCTCGAAGGCGCCGAACTCGGGCTGTCGGCCGTACAATGCGCCAGCGGCGGGGCGGCGGACGGGACCTCCAACCCGCCGATCCAGCGCATGATCTCCAACTTGCGCTCACTCGGCCACACCGTCGATATCGACGATGAGGCCGTGGCCGAAGTGGCGCAGTACTTCACCGCACTGGCCGAAGCCGAGGGCCTGCCGACCGGCCATCCGATGGCGTTCGACGCTGCCTACCTCCAGCACCAGCTGCCCGGCGGTATGGTCGGCACGATGCGCCGCCACCTCGCCGACCACGGCGTGCCGCACCTCGAAGGCGCGGTGATCGAGGAAATGGGCCGAGTGCGCGAGGAGCTGGGCTGGCCGATCGTGATGACCCCGTTCGCGCAGATGCTGCAGACCCAGGCCGTGCTCAACGTCACCGGCAAGGAACGCTACGGCGTGATCCCTGACGAGATCATCCGCTACGCCATCGGCCGTTTCGGGCGCCCCAACGTGCCGATCGAAGGCGAGACGCTGGATCGCATCATGGCCAACCCGCGCACCAAGGAACTCGATGCCGAGCCGGGCATGGCCGAGCTGTCCGACTTGCGGAAGCGCATCGGTGCAAACCTGTCGGACGAGGAGTTCCTCCTTCGCGCGACGATGCCGACGAACCTGGTGGACGCGAT
- a CDS encoding acetyl-CoA carboxylase biotin carboxyl carrier protein codes for MSLTARDIAEIAKLLDTSHFSSLDLTVGEFKLRIRRDGGWSGREVDDEPVHPPAQHKSSTSEPPPPPLTQEAGAALVGEVDVPAPLLGNFYAAPRPGDPPFVNVGDSVDEETVVGIIEVMKLMNPIRAGVSGTVVAILAADGTAVEEDQPLIRVRLKG; via the coding sequence GTGAGCCTGACGGCGCGTGACATTGCCGAAATTGCGAAGCTGCTCGACACCTCGCACTTCTCCTCGCTCGACCTCACGGTCGGCGAGTTCAAGCTGCGCATCCGCCGTGATGGCGGTTGGTCGGGGCGCGAGGTCGATGACGAGCCTGTTCATCCACCCGCGCAACACAAGTCATCGACTTCTGAGCCACCACCGCCGCCGCTCACGCAAGAGGCCGGGGCTGCTCTGGTCGGCGAAGTCGATGTCCCCGCCCCGCTGCTCGGCAATTTCTACGCCGCGCCGCGACCGGGCGACCCGCCGTTCGTCAACGTGGGCGACTCGGTCGACGAGGAAACCGTGGTCGGCATCATCGAGGTGATGAAGCTGATGAACCCGATCCGCGCGGGTGTGTCCGGCACGGTCGTGGCGATCCTTGCCGCAGACGGCACCGCGGTAGAGGAAGACCAGCCGCTGATCCGTGTGCGGCTGAAGGGATGA